Proteins encoded in a region of the Anopheles ziemanni chromosome 2, idAnoZiCoDA_A2_x.2, whole genome shotgun sequence genome:
- the LOC131281484 gene encoding NADH dehydrogenase [ubiquinone] 1 beta subcomplex subunit 7, which produces MGNYVSLYLTNPKGTPVPLTEPSFDPNHGFPNGRKERVMIATEEEMEAAKIPLEARDYCAHKLIQYRACRSDVWPWAYKCAHEKHEYLNCEYDDYILRLKEYEREKRLLTRKVKLEKKQAQELHA; this is translated from the exons ATGGGTAATTACGTGTCACTCTATTTGACCAACCCCAAGGGAACTCCGGTGCCGTTGACGGAGCCTAGTTTTGACCCGAACCATGGTTTTCCCAATGGCAGAAAAGAACGGG TCATGATTGCCACCGAAGAGGAAATGGAAGCTGCCAAAATTCCTTTGGAGGCACGGGACTACTGTGCCCATAAGTTGATCCAGTATCGTGCTTGCCGAAGTGATGTTTGGCCATGGGCGTACAAGTGCGCCCACGAGAAACATGAATATTTGAACTGCGAATACGACGA CTACATCCTGCGTTTGAAGGAATACGAACGCGAGAAGAGATTGCTTACGCGAAAAGTAAAACTCGAAAAGAAGCAAGCCCAAGAACTGCATGCCTAA
- the LOC131281481 gene encoding adenosine 5'-monophosphoramidase HINT3-like, with translation MASNDADSSYAEKPEQNTLPGCIFCKIASGSDPSTAIVFQNERICIFKDIRPAAEFHFLAIPNHHIENVKSLTAADKPLLQELKQELVAVLRGKQIEPSNASFGFHIPPFTSVKHLHMHAIAPTTSMGLISRMIFRPNSMWFKTDDAILQSLPSNAAENL, from the exons ATGGCTTCCAACGATGCGGACAGTTCTTATGCCGAAAAACCGGAGCAAAATACATTACCGGGGTGTATTTTCTGTAAAATTGCGTCGGGCAGTGATCCGAGCACAGCAATAGTGTTTCAAAATGAACGTATATGTATTTTCAAAGACATTCGACCAGCGGCTGAATTCCATTTTCTGGCCATTCCGAATCATCACATAGAAAACGTGAAGTCGCTCACCGCTGCTGATAAGCCTTTGC TTCAAGAATTAAAACAAGAACTAGTGGCCGTTCTACGGGGTAAACAAATCGAACCCTCCAATGCTTCCTTTGGTTTCCACATTCCTCCTTTTACGAGCGTAAAGCATCTCCACATGCATGCAATCGCGCCTACTACGAGCATGGGTCTGATTTCTAGAATGATATTTCGTCCAAATTCCATGTGGTTCAAAACG GACGATGCTATATTGCAATCCCTTCCAAGTAATGCTGCTGAAAATTTGTAA
- the LOC131281469 gene encoding cell division cycle protein 27 homolog, whose translation MIVQEPVQAAIWHCLNHYDYQDATFLAERLCAEAESEETIFLLATCYYRSGQKHQAHWLLSKKSVRSTQCRFLLSKCAFDLKKYSEAENALINDDHLRQRHLDEIVKEFGDIACFALELVSKICQKTERSKLANEASRKAVKLNPFLWQSFGDLCNRGEKPDPDSVFQLTSTDIFQTCQGHQYNSMVWFGNGSTIIDSSDLISGNADNPSTPIDQCLTQNLNTPNNVNHPGGPPGVGLGLAPCVQPVGLQQQNSSYFNSSVTSMRVGGGNLSVDDQTPTHVCSDLNTPFRRQQFKYLSAISPSTPSFGILPIVNTPDEPVAFLLTPSPQLLVTGSGTPTGPPVTQPTMQFAAGTPPPPGQGLIGDGAAGDQQAVGPNRKIALLNSNKKMRRHHHSNLGTMGNIINRKHESPHHPPQAAIQLLQQQSTNTKPIVFSQTGNQITTPRTPNTTGGALQQGQNVRRSSRLFSNSNSVKENAKSPQLNNKFVAPRSPPRRAKQRISKTINNSVTTLLENIPEKKSGGGDVPIKEKIETITSTVDDSASLLNEKVLLNNSINSAQRMAQQVLQMKKQSADGLMALLRELGHGYLRLQNFECEKAIEHFSNVPLHHYESSWVKSMIALAHHEMREYESAAQVFQEIHEREPHRLQYMEIYSTDLWHLQKDVALSALAQDLMAQDKTSPITWCVAGNCFSAHKEHETAIKFFFRAIQVDEEFAYSYALLGHELVMTEELEKALSMYRLAVLHDPRHYNAWFGIGTVFCKQERHELAELHYRRALQINPRNSVIMVHIAVMQFFLRKTDQAIRTLNGAIALDPKNPQCKFQRGSMFFMLGRYHEALKELEELKQIVPKEAMVYYLMGKIHKKLGNVDLALMHLSWATDLGSKGANNQIKDNFDSIIRTQDGDISTVEGPGVSGDPAVAAEEGSAEAGPLRDDDNGRRDDQVDGSAVVGSRHDPEVGSSSIDPDYSFGIEQVSSDDSTAAVSMRNESLDIIANNFYDSDSY comes from the exons ATGATTGTTCAGGAACCGGTGCAG GCCGCAATTTGGCACTGCTTGAATCATTACGACTACCAGGATGCAACATTCCTTGCGGAGAGACTTTGTGCAGAAG CGGAATCCGAGGAAACTATATTTCTGCTGGCTACATGCTACTATCGTTCCGGTCAAAAACATCAAGCACACTGGCTGCTTTCGAAAAAGAGCGTCCGTTCGACGCAATGCCGTTTTCTACTATCCAAATGCgcgtttgatttgaaaaa ATACTCCGAGGCCGAAAATGCACTTATAAATGATGACCACCTCAGGCAGCGGCATTTGGATGAAATTGTGAAAGAGTTTGGAGACATCGCGTGCTTTGCGCTTGAGTTAGTCTCAAAAATATGTCAAAAGACTGAGCGGAGTAAGCTTGCCAATGAAGCTAGCCGGAAAGCGGTGAAGCTGAATCCCTTCCTGTGGCAATCATTTGGTGATCTCTGCAACCGTGGCGAAAAGCCAGATCCAGATAGTGTGTTTCAGCTGACCAGCACCGATATCTTTCAAACGTGCCAGGGGCATCAGTATAATTCGATGGTTTGGTTCGGCAACGGTTCCACCATTATAGATAGCTCGGACCTGATCAGCGGCAATGCAGATAATCCATCGACCCCAATTGACCAGTGTCTTACGCAAAACCTAAACACACCAAACAATGTGAACCATCCGGGAGGGCCTCCCGGAGTCGGTTTAGGTCTTGCACCGTGCGTACAGCCAGTTGGATTGCAGCAGCAAAATTCCTCGTACTTTAATAGTTCCGTCACGTCGATGCGCGTCGGTGGTGGAAACCTCAGCGTAGACGACCAGACCCCGACGCATGTGTGCTCCGATCTGAATACGCCATTCCGTAGGCAGCAGTTTAAATATTTGTCAGCAATAAGCCCTTCGACGCCTAGTTTCGGCATACTGCCGATTGTCAACACGCCGGACGAACCGGTCGCTTTTCTGCTGACACCGTCGCCTCAGCTACTTGTTACTGGAAGTGGTACGCCTACCGGGCCACCGGTTACCCAACCAACGATGCAGTTTGCTGCGGGtacgccgccaccgccaggCCAGGGTTTGATCGGTGACGGTGCGGCAGGCGATCAACAAGCCGTGGGTCCAAATAGAAAAATAGCCCTTTTGAATAGCAACAAGAAAATGCGCCGACATCATCACAGCAACCTGGGCACGATGGGAAACATCATCAACCGCAAGCACGAATCGCCCCATCATCCACCGCAGGCGGCCATTCAATTGCTTCAGCAACAGAGTACAAACACGAAACCGATCGTTTTCAGCCAGACAGGAAATCAAATAACAACCCCTCGAACCCCGAACACCACCGGCGGGGCGCTCCAGCAGGGTCAAAATGTGCGCAGAAGTTCGCGACTGTTTAGCAACAGCAACTCGGTCAAGGAAAATGCCAAGAGTCCGCAGTTGAACAACAAGTTTGTGGCACCCCGGTCGCCTCCGAGGCGCGCCAAGCAGCGCATTTCAAAGACAATCAACAACAGCGTCACGACGCTTCTGGAGAACATCCCGGAAAAGAAGAGTGGCGGTGGCGATGTGCCgataaaagagaaaatagaaacaattaCCTCCACGGTGGACGACAGTGCGAGCCTGCTGAACGAGAAGGTCCTGCTgaacaacagcatcaacagtGCACAGAGGATGGCCCAGCAGGTGCTGCAGATGAAGAAACAGAGTGCCGACGGGTTGATGGCTTTGCTGCGCGAGCTCGGCCATGGCTATCTGAGGTTGCAAAACTTTGAGTGTGAGAAAGCGATCGAACACTTCTCGAACGTTCCGCTGCACCACTACGAGAGTAGCTGGGTGAAGAGTATGATAGCACTAGCCCATCACGAGATGCGCGAGTACGAGTCGGCCGCGCAGGTGTTCCAGGAAATCCACGAGCGCGAACCGCACCGCTTGCAGTACATGGAAATTTACAGCACCGACCTGTGGCATCTGCAAAAGGATGTGGCGCTCTCAGCCCTGGCACAAGACCTCATGGCGCAGGATAAAACGTCACCCATCACGTGGTGCGTGGCAGGGAATTGCTTTTCGGCCCACAAGGAGCACGAGACAGCGatcaagtttttctttcgtgcAATTCAGGTCGACGAGGAGTTCGCCTACAGCTACGCGCTGCTTGGCCACGAGCTGGTGATGACCGAAGAGCTAGAAAAGGCACTATCAATGTACCGATTGGCGGTGTTGCATGATCCGCGACATTACAATGCGTGGTTTGGCATCGGAACCGTGTTCTGTAAGCAGGAACGGCACGAGCTGGCTGAGCTGCACTATCGGCGCGCTTTACAGATCAATCCGCGGAACTCGGTCATTATGGTACATATTGCCGTGATGCAGTTTTTCCTGCGCAAGACCGACCAAGCTATACGGACGTTGAATGGAGCGATCGCCTTGGACCCGAAGAATCCGCAGTGCAAATTTCAGCGCGGCTCAATGTTCTTCATGCTGGGCCGATATCACGAGGCGCTCAAAgagttggaagaactgaagcaGATCGTGCCAAAGGAAGCGATGGTGTACTACTTGATGGGGAAGATCCACAAGAAACTAGGCAATGTCGATCTGGCGCTCATGCACCTAAGCTGGGCCACCGACCTGGGCTCCAAGGGAGCGAACAACCAGATAAAGGACAACTTTGATTCCATCATACGTACGCAAGATGGGGATATCAGCACCGTGGAGGGACCCGGCGTTAGTGGTGACCCGGCTGTGGCGGCAGAAGAAGGATCCGCTGAAGCAGGCCCATTGCGGGACGATGATAACGGCCGAAGGGATGATCAGGTGGACGGTAGTGCGGTGGTAGGAAGCAGACACGATCCCGAAGTCGGAAGTAGTAGTATCGATCCGGACTATTCGTTCGGTATTGAACAGGTTTCTAGCGATGATTCCACAGCCGCTGTCAGTATGCGAAATGAGTCGCTGGATATAATagcaaataatttttatgacaGTGATAGCTACTAG
- the LOC131281483 gene encoding protein PBDC1: MDVLSRPAEEFVNDGTVEELWAVKAVDHAEVHFNLLCSVDPRLLRLTPYDDEIYEQFRRMFPDMNVQVINENELKSPEGKAKWRAYMEKFNRLEDYSYGTLLRANADEEFRPENAILVVRIQFWAIEIARNREGHNDSIRKKFRGSITSKDTE; the protein is encoded by the coding sequence ATGGATGTTCTGTCGCGGCCAGCGGAAGAATTCGTCAACGATGGGACGGTGGAAGAGCTCTGGGCAGTGAAAGCGGTCGATCACGCCGAAGTACACTTCAATCTCCTGTGCAGCGTGGACCCCCGGCTGCTGCGTCTCACCCCCTACGACGACGAGATATACGAACAATTTCGACGAATGTTTCCAGACATGAACGTCCAAGtgataaatgaaaacgaaCTCAAAAGTCCAGAGGGAAAAGCCAAGTGGAGAGCGTACATGGAAAAGTTCAACCGCCTGGAGGACTACAGCTACGGTACGTTGCTGCGGGCAAACGCGGACGAAGAGTTCCGACCGGAAAACGCAATCCTGGTGGTGAGAATTCAGTTTTGGGCTATTGAAATTGCTAGAAATCGGGAAGGGCACAATGATTCCATAAGGAAAAAATTCCGTGGATCGATCACCAGCAAAGACACCGAATAA
- the LOC131281480 gene encoding plasminogen activator inhibitor 1-like: MGTVTQLRFPYSHANFSINLYKAAFNPEQNVVVAPFTLQNSIAMLYSIATGTTRDRLRDVFALPANFTEFIVNQKLLHFTLSDAGGSEGFRMKNRMILNGFREVDARMRDIMLEDLDTILMYFDFAQREGVVRRANHFLSMHTNGLIGDTLFLGDVPKQLQLIQLSAGSFHPPFSSVFDKQNTLARDFRSGWIEKLYQASTMYKEGDFRFARIPELEIEVLELPFQARSDSALWIMLPDRDAGLERIVKALEPEHFDAIQAHFSTKRASIVVPVFSIKTEFNATEFLRDTIGLDALFRLRELRFFDDHDSSLATIIHRAAISVHERSADAGGVATVHSFSKRSTTAAYQFYVGRSFLFALIKRSSKQILFLGHLYRPNDMVEV; this comes from the exons ATGGGCACAGTGACTCAACTACGGTTTCCCTACAGCCATGCCAATTTTAGCATTAATCTGTATAAA GCCGCATTCAATCCGGAACAAAACGTGGTGGTGGCTCCTTTCACGCTTCAAAATAGTATCGCTATGCTGTACTCGATCGCAACGGGCACTACGCGGGATCGGTTGCGGGATGTATTCGCTTTGCCGGCCAATTTTACCGAATTTATCGTCAATCAAAAGTTACTCCACTTCACGCTCAGTGACGCTGGCGGATCGGAAGGATTccgaatgaaaaatcgaatgatCCTTAACGGGTTCCGCGAGGTCGACGCACGCATGCGTGACATCATGCTGGAAGATCTGGACACCATACTGATGTATTTTGACTTTGCGCAGCGCGAAGGAGTTGTGCGTCGTGCAAACCACTTTCTGAGCATGCACACAAACGGTCTCATCGGGGACACGCTGTTTCTAGGCGATGTACCGAAACAGCTACAACTAATTCAACTGAGTGCAGGATCATTTCATCCACCGTTTTCCAGCGTGTTTGATAAGCAGAATACGTTGGCGCGTGACTTCCGGTCCGGTTGGATAGAAAAGCTTTACCAGGCCTCTACCATGTACAAGGAGGGAGACTTCCGATTCGCCCGCATCCCTGAGCTGGAAATCGAGGTCCTTGAGCTTCCGTTTCAAGCGCGCAGTGACtcggccctatggataatgtTGCCGGACCGCGACGCTGGCCTAGAGCGGATCGTCAAGGCCTTGGAGCCGGAGCACTTTGATGCAATTCAGGCGCACTTCAGTACAAAACGCGCCAGCATCGTCGTTCCCGTGTTCTCCATCAAAACGGAGTTCAATGCAACGGAATTCCTACGGGACACCATCGGATTGGATGCATTGTTCCGGCTGCGAGAGCTGCGATTCTTTGACGATCACGATTCATCGCTGGCCACCATTATACATCGGGCAGCGATCTCCGTTCATGAACGGTCGGCTGACGCTGGTGGTGTGGCTACGGTACACAGCTTTAGCAAACGGAGCACCACGGCCGCCTATCAGTTCTACGTTGGCCGTTCGTTCCTGTTCGCGTTGATTAAACGGTCTAGCAAACAGATTCTGTTTTTGGGGCACCTTTATAGACCGAATGATATGGTAGAAGTATAA
- the LOC131281473 gene encoding regulator of MON1-CCZ1 complex has protein sequence MSTELQHYYLELSPDPIRFDGTGLLTNVFFDDAKQQVIAVRSGGATGVVVKGARDGESFVFCMDLHSTDTPDAQIRSIKFSIENQVLAVQRNETSVEFISFLPNHRPNLQEILLFKGKNVIYGFVWVQERQVALFTNVGVEILMVNFEKRSLKSVKSLNITVNWFSYCPSSKFALLSSNMGTILTPIILKPATITKLPRLELGIDQGCMGKDVTLAQLYGMNAILILRQPPNRPFEVVIYLLNGPGLAPKKSHILKLGQSGRFAMNVVDDVVIVHHQATATSMLFDIALSSSETEPGTGAVIHSPIIPAKPIRPFQLEVPSISLDGKTMNCELYTKDWVLFQPNIVIDSKLGCLWFVQLKLSALCALITDRLRLVEFLLQRTEGKTVILSVLKEIMSTSYSGTMLPVIENIFNKLNALYKSVLDNELQSQMAMMSLAKSPIKAPVTPRVLIDQADMYTTVFSTIIDAPQTGKILLLYLNSLVRHGITANHELSKTLLIDLVNHKQFDTLQLLLKYSALNESKALACFLLSLSNVDYPIISQMALDMLARLNANEIILEVLLERGQIVDALRLAKQMPGADSLPARKYLEAACKTNDPLIFHSVYNFFQMKNVRLRGSPDFLKHELCGEYVQYYQSLIANQCL, from the exons ATGAGCACCGAATTGCAGCATTATTATTTGGAATTATCGCCAGACCCTATACGATTTGATGGCACGGGTTTGCTTACGAATGTGTTTTTCGATGACGCCAAACAACAG GTCATTGCAGTACGATCGGGTGGAGCCACGGGTGTCGTCGTCAAGGGAGCGAGGGATGGAGAAAGCTTCGTATTTTGCATGGACCTGCATTCCACCGATACACCCGATGCGCAGATTCGATCGATCAAGTTCTCCATCGAAAATCAAGTCCTGGCAGTGCAGCGCAATGAAACATCGGTGGAATTCATCAGCTTCCTTCCCAACCACCGACCAAATCTTCAAGAAATCCTGCTCTTCAAGGGGAAGAACGTAATCTACGGCTTCGTGTGGGTCCAGGAGCGCCAGGTCGCATTATTCACGAACGTTGGTGTCGAAATTTTGATGGTCAATTTTGAAAAACGGTCGCTGAAATCCGTCAAGTCGCTCAATATAACGGTAAACTGGTTCAGTTACTGTCCGAGTTCAAAGTTCGCGTTGCTCTCTTCGAATATGGGCACAATTCTCACGCCCATCATATTAAAACCTGCAACCATTACCAAACTGCCCAGACTGGAAT TGGGCATCGATCAAGGTTGCATGGGAAAAGACGTAACGTTGGCACAGCTCTATGGAATGAATGCCATTTTAATTCTGCGGCAACCACCGAATCGCCCATTCGAAGTCGTCATCTATCTTTTGAATGGGCCCGGCTTGGCACCGAAAAAATCACACATCCTTAAACTGGGCCAAAGTGGACGGTTTGCAATGAATGTTGTCGACGACGTTGTAATTGTTCATCATCAAGCTACGGCAACGTCAATGCTGTTCGACATCGCACTGAGCAGTAGCGAAACCGAACCGGGTACGGGGGCCGTTATTCATTCGCCGATCATTCCAGCGAAACCCATTCGTCCATTTCAGCTTGAAGTGCCAAGCATATCCCTCGATGGGAAAACTATGAATTGTGAATTGT atacGAAAGATTGGGTACTGTTTCAACCTAATATAGTCATAGATTCTAAATTGGGCTGCCTGTGGTTCGTGCAGCTAAAGTTAAGTGCTCTATGTGCGCTCATCACAGACCGGCTGCGTTTGGTAGAGTTCCTGTTGCAGCGAACGGAGGGTAAAACGGTTATACTTTCGGTGCTCAAAGAGATCATGAGCACCAGCTACAGCGGCACCATGTTGCCAGTGATCGAGAACATTTTTAACAAACTAAACGCCCTGTACAAAAGTGTGCTAGACAATGAGCTGCAGAGTCAAATGGCGATGATGTCGTTGGCAAAGTCGCCCATAAAAGCCCCTGTGACGCCTCGGGTTCTGATTGATCAAGCGGACATGTACACGACAGTGTTTTCCACCATAATCGATGCCCCACAGACGGGCAAAATACTGCTGCTCTACCTCAACTCGCTCGTCCGGCACGGCATCACAGCAAACCACGAGCTGAGCAAAACCCTGCTTATTGATCTGGTGAACCACAAACAGTTTGATACGCTGCAGCTCCTACTAAAATATTCGGCATTGAACGAATCGAAGGCGTTGGCATGTTTTCTACTGTCCCTGTCAAACGTGGACTATCCCATCATTTCGCAAATGGCTCTCGACATGCTGGCGCGGTTAAATGCGAACGAGATCATTCTGGAAGTGCTACTAGAAAGGGGTCAAATTGTAGATGCATTGCGGCTGGCGAAACAAATGCCGGGGGCAGATTCCCTGCCGGCAAGAAAATATCTGGAGGCTGCGTGCAAGACAAACGACCCgttgattttccattccgtttacaattttttccagatgaaaaatgttcgtCTCCGGGGATCTCCGGACTTCCTGAAAC ATGAACTATGTGGAGAATATGTGCAATATTATCAAAGTTTAATAGCTAATCAATGCTTATGA
- the LOC131281475 gene encoding nuclear receptor coactivator 5 → MAVEPINSRVYVGGLGDQATLQNLEELFKDFKPYQDLSLLRGFGFIQFHDEQSAQKAIKAMNGKVFKGRKLNVKIANDNRAKKGLLPRGHPASGPVTNRDRSPIDGALLHGRPGDPYGHAVGKRGYLAQPYSVADLSSVYPETTIGPAPHRGAESNDCEIIVVTKELTAYAESIEARLKRAGMTVDLLFPNNDVPIGKVLANRASQGTFYCIVITPENQERNSITVNVLYGIPAEHRNMPTEDAINFIIKNFAEKQRQERAPQLPGHTFHLGGTAAPQPVQPLELHSVPPTQDKHPEAVQNMINLLAANRPLTVLQYERLIKYLTERKETQIRLELGEDVDTSTASALIPPIIVPTKSKMETERELQKKILDIMNKPSIIGFAKSSNTFDHVSSEGKFNSTALPTSVLLHDVKVQRALDTLLQSQLGHFNSGYRI, encoded by the exons ATGGCAGTAGAACCGATTAATTCCAGAGTTTACGTTGGAGGTTTGGGAGACCAAGCTACATTGCAAAATTTGGAAGAGCTCTTTAAAGATTTCAAGCCCTACCAAGACCTATCGTTGCTGCGTGGATTTGGGTTTATTCAATTTCACGACGAGCAGTCCGCACAGAAAGCCATTAAAGCAATGAACGGAAAAGTGTTCAAAGGACGGAAGCTTAATGTGAAAATAGCGAATGATAACCGAGCGAAAAAAGGTCTGCTACCCAGAGGCCATCCCGCATCAGGCCCTGTTACCAACCGCGATCGCTCGCCAATCGATGGTGCGTTGCTCCACGGTAGACCCGGAGATCCGTATGGCCATGCAGTGGGCAAACGAGGATACCTAGCCCAGCCATACAGCGTGGCGGACTTAAGTAGTGTCTATCCGGAGACTACTATCGGGCCGGCACCTCATCGTGGGGCGGAGAGTAATGACTGCGAAATCATCGTTGTTACCAAGGAACTCAC TGCTTACGCGGAAAGTATCGAGGCACGACTGAAACGCGCCGGAATGACTGTGGATCTACTGTTTCCTAACAATGATGTTCCGATTGGAAAAGTACTCGCTAACAGAGCATCGCAAGGCACCTTTTATTGCATTGTAATTACTCCAGAGAATCAAGAACGAAACAGCATTACCGTGAACGTATTGTACGGAATCCCAGCAGAGCACCGTAACATGCCAACCGAGGACGCTATaaattttatcattaaaaATTTTGCGGAAAAACAACGACAAGAACGCGCACCACAATTGCCGGGTCATACTTTTCACCTGGGCGGAACTGCCGCACCACAGCCTGTACAACCGTTGGAACTGCACAGTGTGCCGCCTACTCAAGACAAGCATCCTGAAGCGGTGCAGAACATGATCAATCTACTCGCCGCCAACCGGCCCCTGACAGTGCTGCAATACGAACGCCTTATAAAGTATCTAACGGAACGTAAGGAAACCCAAATACGCCTTGAATTGGGCGAAGATGTTGATACTAGCACGGCGTCCGCATTGATACCTCCAATCATAGTgccgacaaagtcgaaaatggAAACGGAAAGGGAGCTTCAGAAGAAGATTCTGGATATCATGAACAAGCCATCAATAATCGGGTTTGCCAAGTCGTCCAATACATTTGATCATGTATCAAGCGAGGGCAAATTCAATTCAACTGCGCTGCCCACATCGGTTCTTCTGCATGATGTCAAAGTTCAACGTGCTCTGGATACGCTGCTACAAAGCCAGCTTGGTCATTTCAATAGTGGCTACAGGATTTAA